The Roseibium sp. Sym1 nucleotide sequence GATCGCGCCAGGCGCCGGACTGCCGCTTGATGTCCTCCGAGACGGGCAGGCTCTCGACCACCTCCCAGGTCAGGCCGGTAGGCGACCCGGTCGTGCCGGCAATTTTCTCCTGATGTGCCGCGATCTCCTCAGCCGGCCAGGTGACGCCCGGCGGCAGGTGATGCAGGGCCGAGACGATGCCGGATACCCCGGTTTGCCTGAGGCTTTCGATCGTCACAGGGTCGCTCGAGCCAAACCACCGCCAAGTTTCGCGCATCTGCCTTTCTCTCCCTTGCCAATCCTGTTACGCCGCCAAGGTCGACAGCACGGATCGTGTTGATTGTTGACTAGTATGGTAGAATGGTGCAGTGTGCACAAGAGGAGAGTTCAGATGCAAGTCACGCCGGAACCAGTTTCGAAATTGAGCACCACCGAGCCGATCGGTGCGCAGCTGGTTTCGATCTTGCGCGGGCGGATCATCCGCAATGAGCTTCAACCCGGGACAAGGCTGTCAGAGGCGGGGATCGCCTCCGAGTTCGACATCAGCCGGCAGCCCGTGCGTGAAGTGTTCATCCGGCTTGCGGAAGAGGGACTTCTTGAAGTGCGCCCGCAGCGGGGAACCATCGTGCCGCGGATTTCCGCCCGGATGGTGGAGGACGCCAGGTTCATTCGCGAGGCGATCGAGGCGGACGTGGTCAAGCATGCCGCAGCCAAGTTCGATCGTGGCCAGGTTGCCGAGCTTGATCAGCTTCTCGAGCATCAGAAGCGCGCAAAAGATGTGCACGAGTTCATCGAACTGGACGATCAGTTCCACCGGGGCCTGGCCGATGGCATCGGACGTGCGCACGCGTGGAATGTGATCGAGGCGCTGAAGGCGCAGCTCGACCGGGTGAGATACCTGTCTCTCCAGCAATTCCCCAAGGCAAAGCTGATCGAACAGCACTCGGCAGTGATCGAGGCGATCAGGGCCGGGGACCCGGGACAGGCGGAAGCCGCCATGCGGCGCCACCTGAACACGATCGTCGACGATCTTCCCGTGATCGCCGCCGAACAACCAGACCATTTCGAATAGTCGCAACCAGCATCACCAGTGGAGGAGACCAAAAATGATGAACTGGATACTCAAGGGCGCTGCGGTTTCGCTCGCCGCCATCATGGCGGCCGGCACCGCTTCGGCACAGGACTACACGCTCAACATCAACACAGCGCTTGCCACCTCCGACCCGCTTTATGCCGGGCTTGAGTCACTGCGCGACAAGATTGTCGAGGCCTCCGACGGGCGGCTGGCAGTCCAGCTTTTCCCGAATTCGCAGCTCGGTCCGGACGAGGACGTCCTGGAGCAGGCCCGCACCGGTGCACCCGTCGCGGTGGTTGTCGACGGAGGCCGTCTGGCCGTCTACCAGAAGGAAATGGGCATTCTGGGGGCGCCGTTCCTGGCGTCGGGCTATGACGGCATCCGCCGCGTTGTCACCTCCGACATTTTCGAAGGCTGGGTCGACGACATGGCCGAGGGCTCCGGCCTGCAGGTGCTCAGCTTCAACTGGTGGCAGGGCGAACGCCATCTCCTGACCAACAAGCCGATCGGCGGTCCGGCCGACCTGGAAGGCATCCGCATGCGCACGCCGGGCGCACCGGTCTGGATGGGCACCATCAAGGCCATGGGCGCCACGCCGACGCCGCTGCCGTGGGCAGAAGTCTATTCCGCGCTCAGCGCCAACGTCATCGACGGCGCCGAGGCACAGTTTCCGGCCATTGTCGGCGCAAAGCTGGACGAGGTGATCTCGCACGTGACCAAGACCGGCCACATCAACCTGATCACCGGGCTGGTGACGTCGGCCGAATGGTTCAACAGCCTGCCGGAAGACCTGCAGAAGATCCTCCGGGACGAGGCGCTTGCCGCCGGTGACGTTGCGTCCTACGGAACCCGGGACAGCCTGGCAGCCATCGAGACCAAACTGACAGAATCCGGTGTCACGGTCACGGAGATCGACACGGCGCCGTTCCGCGAGGCAACCGCACCGGTCTATGACGAGCTTGGCTATGGCGAACTGCGTGATACCGTTCGCGGCATTGCTGCCGGCAACTGAGCCAGACAAAATGTAAAAGAAGGCTGGCCCGGCATCGTCCGGGCCAGCTGCGCCGGGGAGGGCGAACATGCTGCAGCTTTACAGCCGGATCGAATTCATACTTGGCGCTGCAATTCTTCTGATCATCACCGGGCTGGTCTTCATTGCCGCGGTCATGCGGTTCTTCGGAACACCGCTGATCTGGTCGGTGGACCTGGCCCAGCTCCTGTTCATCTGGCTTTGTTTCATCGGGGCCACCCGTGCCCTGCGCCGGCGCGCCCATCTTGGGGTCGACCTGCTTGTGCAGCATCTGCCGTTCCGCATGCGCCGGTGGCTGGAAACGGGGCTCGCACTGATTGTCCTCGCATTTCTGGGTGTGCTCGCGGTCAAGGGATACGGCCTGACCATGAAGAACATCGAGCGCCAGTTCGGTGACAGCGGGCTCAGTTACGCCTGGGTGACCATCGCCGTGCCGGCCGGTTGTGTCCTCCTGTCGGCCTCGATCATCGCCAACCTGGTCCAATCCTGGAAATCCACCGAGACACTGGTTTTCGAGCGCAGCGGCCACGGGATGCAAATCCCGCAAACCGGCGACACGGGGACCGAAACAAAGACCGAAACAGAAGTTGGGGCCTCCTGACATGGGACTGATCGCGCTCGTATTTCTCGTTTTTCTGGTTGTCGGTCTGCCTGTCGCCTTCGCCATCGGCATGGCCGGTTTCACCTTCTTCCTGACCTCCGACATCATGCCGGTGTCCATTGCGGTTCAGAAGATCGCCACAGTCAGCCAGAGTTTTCCGCTGCTTGCCGTGCCGTTCTTCGTCCTGGCCGGCCACCTGATGAACGAGAGCGGCATCTCGGAGCGGCTGTTCCGGTTTTCGCATGTGGCGGTCAGCTGGATGAGCGGCGGGCTTGCCCAGGTCTCGATCATCCTGTCGACGCTGATGGGCGGCGTGTCCGGCTCGGCGGTCGCGGACGCGGCCATGCAGAGCCGCGTGGTCGGTCCGCAGATGCTGAAAAACGGCTACGGTCCGGGGTATTCCGCAGCCGTGATCGCCTTGTCCTCGCTGATCACCGCGACGATCCCGCCTTCGATCGGCCTGATCCTCTACGGGTATGTCGGACAGGTCTCGATCGGCCGGCTGTTTCTTGCCGGCATCCTGCCGGGCCTCCTGATGATGACGCTGCTGATGGTCGCCGCCTGGATTGTGGCGCGCCGGCGCGGTTACGTCTCGGCCGAGGCCGAACCGCCGACCGTGCGGGCTCTTGGAGCCGCTGCCTGGGACGCGAAATGGGCGCTGCTGTTTCCCGTCCTCTTGGTGATCTCGATCAGGGGCGGCGTCTTCACACCGTCGGAAGTCGGCGCCTTCGCGGTCGTCTATGCGCTGCTGGTGGGCACGCTGGCCCACAAGGCGATCACCTTCGACCGGCTCAAGGAGGGGCTGGATCACGCCCTGTCCGATATCGGCATGATCATGCTGATCATCCTGATGTCCGGCATGCTGGGCTTTGCGATTATCTTCCTGCGCGTGCCGCAGGACGTTGCCGGCCTGCTGCTGTCGGGGCTGTCAAATCCGGTCGTCGTCGTCGCGGTCATCCTCATCGGCCTGTTTCTGGCGGGCCTGTTCATCGAAAGCACCATCCTGGTGCTGCTGCTGACGCCGATCCTCGTGCCCGTGGTCGAACGGGCCGGTGTCGATCCGGTGCATTTCGGCATCCTGATGATGACCATCGTCACGCTCGGCTCGATGACCCCGCCCGTGGGTGTGGCCATGTACACCGTCTGCAGCCTGATGAATGTCAGGCTCGAGGACTATGTCCGTGAAAGTCTGCCCTTTTTCATCGCCATTTTCGGCGTCGTGCTGCTGCTGCTTCTCTTCCCACAGATCTCGTTGTTCCTGCCCGGCGTGATGTTCGGCTGACAAACGCCCCCGAGGAAGACGAGGCAAGAGCGCAAACCGCTTCGGGCGGCGGCGGATAGCCGCCGCCCGTTACGTGTTTTGCCGGAATATCCCGCCACCGGCCCGGGATAGTATCTGATGGCCACATCGGACCGGCCGGATTTCCCGAAAATCGAAAACATCAGGAAGACGGCCCCGATCCAGTTCGAGGAAGCGGGTGCCGGGGTGCTGCAGCAGTGCTCCCCGTTGCCGTGCCACAGGCCGGGAGGCGGGCTTGTCCGCGTCTTGGGAGACGGGCGGCCTGTCCGGAACGTGCCACCCGTCCATTTCCTCGCCTGGATCGAGCGTGGGGCCTTTCAACGTGTTCGCGAGGAGGCGGACGAGGCCCGTACCGGACCGGTGCGCTGAAAAAGGGGAGAGAGACATGAACCCGGCCGAATGGCTTTATCGAACCGCGGCACGGACACCCGAGGCGCCCGCGTTGCTGGAAGGCACCGAGCGCCGGGCGACCTACTCGGAGTTTGCGCAAAGGGCGGCAGCGATCGCCGGGGCGCTGACCGGGAAGGGTGTCGCCAGGGGCGACCGGGTGGCGCTGTTTGCCGGCAACTCGACCCGCTATCTGGAAGCGCTTTACGGGATCTGGTGGGCGGGGGCGGCGGCCGTGCCGATCAACGCAAAACTGCATCCGCGAGAAGCCGCCTGGATGGTGGTAAATGCGGCCGCGGACCTTGTCTTCACGGATGACAAATCCGCTGCCACGCTGGCGCCGCACCTGCCTGAAAGCGCAAGCCTGGTTTCGCTCGAAAGCGCCGCATTCGACGCCATGCGCCAGGGCGGGCCGCGCGCACAGCCCGTACCGCTCGGGTCGGACGATCTTGCCTGGCTGTTCTACACATCCGGCACAACCGGCAAGCCCAAGGGCGTGATGCTGACCTGCGGCAATCTCACGTCGATGGCGTTGAGCTATTTCGCCGATGTCGACGACGTCAAGCCACAGGATGCCGCGCTTTACGCGGCTCCGATGAGCCACGGCGCCGGGCTCTACAATTTCATGCATGTGATCAAGGGCGCCCGCCACGTGGTGCCGAAAAGCGGCGGCTTCGATGCAGCCGAGATCCTGAGAATCGCTCCGCTGATCGGTTCGATCTCGATGTTCGCCGCTCCGACGATGGTGCGCCGCCTGGTCGACGCCGCGCGGGCTGCGGGCTCGACCGGCAAGGGGCTCCGGACCATCGTC carries:
- a CDS encoding AMP-binding protein, producing the protein MNPAEWLYRTAARTPEAPALLEGTERRATYSEFAQRAAAIAGALTGKGVARGDRVALFAGNSTRYLEALYGIWWAGAAAVPINAKLHPREAAWMVVNAAADLVFTDDKSAATLAPHLPESASLVSLESAAFDAMRQGGPRAQPVPLGSDDLAWLFYTSGTTGKPKGVMLTCGNLTSMALSYFADVDDVKPQDAALYAAPMSHGAGLYNFMHVIKGARHVVPKSGGFDAAEILRIAPLIGSISMFAAPTMVRRLVDAARAAGSTGKGLRTIVYAGGPMYEADILEAVEVMGARFIQIYGQGECPMGITALARNEVCDRVHPRWRERLISVGTAQSVVRVAIVDEAGAELPRGEVGEIVVEGATVMKGYWRNEDATASTLKNGWLWTGDMGRMDEDGYVTLQDRSKDVIISGGSNIYPREVEEVLLTHPAVHEAAVIGKPDAEWGEVVVAFIACHEGESVTEAALSALCLDNIARFKRPKIYRFVENLPKNNYGKILKTELRKDIKEEEPA
- a CDS encoding C4-dicarboxylate TRAP transporter substrate-binding protein, with the translated sequence MMNWILKGAAVSLAAIMAAGTASAQDYTLNINTALATSDPLYAGLESLRDKIVEASDGRLAVQLFPNSQLGPDEDVLEQARTGAPVAVVVDGGRLAVYQKEMGILGAPFLASGYDGIRRVVTSDIFEGWVDDMAEGSGLQVLSFNWWQGERHLLTNKPIGGPADLEGIRMRTPGAPVWMGTIKAMGATPTPLPWAEVYSALSANVIDGAEAQFPAIVGAKLDEVISHVTKTGHINLITGLVTSAEWFNSLPEDLQKILRDEALAAGDVASYGTRDSLAAIETKLTESGVTVTEIDTAPFREATAPVYDELGYGELRDTVRGIAAGN
- a CDS encoding GntR family transcriptional regulator — encoded protein: MQVTPEPVSKLSTTEPIGAQLVSILRGRIIRNELQPGTRLSEAGIASEFDISRQPVREVFIRLAEEGLLEVRPQRGTIVPRISARMVEDARFIREAIEADVVKHAAAKFDRGQVAELDQLLEHQKRAKDVHEFIELDDQFHRGLADGIGRAHAWNVIEALKAQLDRVRYLSLQQFPKAKLIEQHSAVIEAIRAGDPGQAEAAMRRHLNTIVDDLPVIAAEQPDHFE
- a CDS encoding TRAP transporter small permease translates to MLQLYSRIEFILGAAILLIITGLVFIAAVMRFFGTPLIWSVDLAQLLFIWLCFIGATRALRRRAHLGVDLLVQHLPFRMRRWLETGLALIVLAFLGVLAVKGYGLTMKNIERQFGDSGLSYAWVTIAVPAGCVLLSASIIANLVQSWKSTETLVFERSGHGMQIPQTGDTGTETKTETEVGAS
- a CDS encoding TRAP transporter large permease — protein: MGLIALVFLVFLVVGLPVAFAIGMAGFTFFLTSDIMPVSIAVQKIATVSQSFPLLAVPFFVLAGHLMNESGISERLFRFSHVAVSWMSGGLAQVSIILSTLMGGVSGSAVADAAMQSRVVGPQMLKNGYGPGYSAAVIALSSLITATIPPSIGLILYGYVGQVSIGRLFLAGILPGLLMMTLLMVAAWIVARRRGYVSAEAEPPTVRALGAAAWDAKWALLFPVLLVISIRGGVFTPSEVGAFAVVYALLVGTLAHKAITFDRLKEGLDHALSDIGMIMLIILMSGMLGFAIIFLRVPQDVAGLLLSGLSNPVVVVAVILIGLFLAGLFIESTILVLLLTPILVPVVERAGVDPVHFGILMMTIVTLGSMTPPVGVAMYTVCSLMNVRLEDYVRESLPFFIAIFGVVLLLLLFPQISLFLPGVMFG